The Bosea sp. 685 DNA window TGCATCCACCCGGCTAGCGACCGACGAAATCGCAGCTAGGATTTTGGCGTCGTTCTCAAGCGAGCGGCGGAGCAGCGAGATGAAGGTGTCGAGATCAGCCATGGGCCGCCTCCACCGGATCGGCGGTCTCAGCGAACGCAGCCGCCGTCATGACGGTTGCTCGGCTGAAGTCGCCAGCATCCCATAGCTGCCTGCTGGGCAGGGTGGTGACGAAGCTCGCTTTGGGGAACCCGGTTATCGCCCACGTCAGTACCCGACCGCTGGGCCGCCGCAGACGAAACCACCCACCAGCAACCGCACCCGGAAGGGCGACATTGGCATGCGGGAAAGGGGCGAGCGCGAGCGACATCAATAGACGGAATCACGCGGATTCGCGGGGCGCAAGGGAGCCTCTACAGCCGTTGCGCGGCAGCCGTTTCAGCGGAGGACGGTATTCATTTTGCCCGCGAAATCGCGCAAAACATCGGTGCAGGCCGTGATAGACGAGGCGAGATTCCTGGCCAACGCAGTCCGCATGCTCGAGGAATGACGCCGAATCCCCCAAGGTATTCAAGCGATCTGCGTACCTATGCCGTACCTGGAAAGCGAAAAGGGCCCAGGCGATTTGCGCCTAAGCCCTTGAAATGACTGGCTCCCGGAGCAGGATTCGAACCTGCGACCAATCGATTAACAGTCGATTGCTCTACCGCTGAGCTATCCGGGATCAGTGGCCGCCGTATACCCATGCCACCGGGACCGCGCAAGCCCTTTGCGACAAAGCAGGCGGGAAAACGTCGGCTCACCAATTTGCCCACGGGTCATCCAACGCGGCTTGGCGAGGATGGGTTGCGGCCCGGCCCGGCATGTGGTTATACGCCGTGCAAGATGTCACGCCAGCGCGGGCATCGGGAAGGCCTCGTGGCGGAGTGGTTACGCAGAGGACTGCAAATCCTTGCACCCCGGTTCGATTCCGGGCGAGGCCTCCAATTTCCCCGATCATATCCATGCCATCAGATTCGGGGCCGCTCCGGCGGGCCGCCGCGTTCTCGTGGCGTCATGCCCTGATGGTGTCTCGTCCTCTTGGCGTCTTGTCCCCCTGGCGTCTTGCCTTTTGACGCGGCCTCGAACAAAAGCTGTCGGATCGGTCGATAGGCTTGGCTCGGGCCCCGGGCCATGGCGTATCGGCTCGCTTTCGATGGCGCCGGCCGCGAGCCGCCGCCTGATGTCGCAGCAACCTGGTGTCGCAGACGGAGATTTCGGGACATGGATAGTTTCGCCGCGCTGCGCCGCATGATGGTCGATTGCCAATTGCGGACCTATGACATCACCGACCGGGCCGTCCTGGCGGCGGCCGATACGGTGCCGCGCGAGGCCTTCCTGCCCGATACGCTGTCGCATCTGGCCTATCTCGACCAGTCCGTGCCGTTGCCTGGCACGGGGAGGGCGCTGATGACACCGATGGTCGTGATCCGCATGATCCAGACGCTCGCCTTGCAGCCTGGCGAGGCCGCGCTCGAATATGGTGGCGGCACGGGCTATGGCGCAGCCGTGATGGCGAGCATGGGCGCGCTCGCGACGCTCTGGGAGCCGGATGCCGATGCCGCCGCCCTGGCTGGCCCAGCCCTGAAGCGGGCCGATGCCGGCGCTGTTGCGCTGGCGGTCAAGCGCCCCGCTGACCACAGCTTCGACGTGATCCTGGTCGGCGGCGCCTGCGAGACCGGGCCCGACGAGCTTTTCCCCTTGTTGCGCGATGGCGGCCGGCTCATCGCGGTCGAAGGGTTCGGGCGCGCCGCCCGGGTAAGACTCTATCAGAAAACGGGAAAAATCGTCTCGGGGCGGCCGGTTTTCGATGCCGCCGCACCGGTTCTGGCGGAATTCCGCAAGGCGCCGGCGTTCGTTTTCTGAACAGCGGCCTTGGTTTTTGAGTGGCAGTCTTGGTTTTCTGAACGGCAGCTTTGGTTCTCCGAGCGGGAGGTGTCGCATTTTTGCGGCAGTGCGAAACGGAAACCCGATCTCTGGCCAAGCTGGCGTTGGCGCGTGCCCCGGTTGCGGCTATGTAGGATTCTTAAACGTATGCCGAGGCTGGGGCGATGCCTGGGCGTGACAGCAGTCCGCACATGAGGCGTCCGGTGACAAGACAGAAGTTCGATAACAAGACGGTTGAGTTTGGTGCTGCGGCGTTGATCGCTGTCGCGTTGCTGTTCGGGGGCACTGCCGCCGCCAGCGCTCAAACCATGGATGCGGCGTTGTCGCGGGCCTATTCGGGCAACCCGACACTGAATTCGCAGCGCGCCTCGCTGCGGGTGACGAATGAGAACGTGCCGCAGGCGCTCTCCGGCTATCGGCCGAAGATCACGGCCTCGGCCGATATCGGCGCGAGCATTTCCGAGACCGACACTCCCGCCAAGGACACGACGCGAGGGGTTCACAGCAGCGCCCTCAGCCGGCTCGGCTCGCGTGGCGCCGGCGTGCAGATCGACCAGAACATCTTCGACAGCGGCAAGACGCGGAGCTCCGTCAGCCAGGCCGAATCGCTGGTGCTGGGCGCACGCGCGACGCTGCGCAACACTGAGCAGAACGTCCTGCTCGATGCCGCGACCTCCTATATGAACGTGCTGCGCGACACCGCGATCCTGAATCTCAACCGTAACAACGTCGAGGTTCTGGAAGAGCAGTTGCGCCAGACCCGCGACCGCTTCCAGGTCGGCGAGGTGACGCGTACCGACGTCGCTCAGGCCGAGGCGCGCCTGTCGGCGTCGCAGTCGCAGGCGATTCTCGCCGAATCGAACCTCAAGACCTCGATCGCGCGTTTCCGCCAGAATGTCGGCGTTGAGCCCAAGCAGCTCGCGCCGGGACGGCCGATCGAGAATCTGCTGCCGAAATCGCTGCCCGCGGCGCTCAACGTCGCACTGACCGGGCATCCTTCGATCATCGCCTCGCTGCATGGCGTCGATGCCGCCGAATTGCAGGTCAAGGTCACGGAAGCGGACCTCTTGCCGACCTTCGGTGTGCGCGGCATCGTCCAGCAGCGCTATGATTCAACCTATTTCGGCGACAACCGGACCAGCGCCAGCGTCGTCGGCACGCTGACGGTGCCGATCTATGAGGGCGGCCAAGTTTATTCGCGGACGCGGCAGGCCAAGGAGACGGCCGGCCAGCGCCGGATCGATGTCGATACGCAGCGCGACACGGTGCGTGCGGCGGTGGTCTCGGCCTGGGGCGGTCTCGAGGCGGCCAAGGCGCAGATCATCGCAGCCCAAGCGCAGGTGCAGGCGGCCGAGACCGCGCTGTCTGGCGTGCGCGAGGAGGCCAAGGTCGGTCAGCGCACCACGCTCGACGTGCTCAATGCGCAGCAGGAGCTCGTCAGCGCCCGCTCGACCCTGGTCACGGCACAGCGCGACCGCGTCGTTGCCTCCTACTCGGTGCTTTCCGCAGTCGGCCGGCTTTCGGCCGAGACGCTGAAGCTCAGGACCGAAACCTATGACGCGCGCAAGCATTATGATCAGGTCAAGGGCTTGCTCTGGGGCACCCAGACGCCGGACGGGCGCTGAGTCAGAATAACAACAGCGGGCATTTCTCTTGTGGGCGGCTGAAAAGCCGCCTTGCCCGGGTTGCTCCCCGTGAAATACTCAAGGCTGGAGCGGCGTTGATTCTATCGACGCGCCTGGTGTCGAGTGGTCCGGACCCAAGATGAGCGCGCAACCGAAGCCCAGCGAACCGTCGATGGAGGAAATCCTTGCCTCCATTCGTCGGATCATCTCGGATGACGAGGCCAAGCCTGCTGAGGCGCCGCCTGCTGCCGTAACGGACGGGGACGATGAACTGAAGGCGCTCCTCGCCGGTGCGAGCGCCGTATCGGCCGCCGATGACGATGTGCTCGATCTCGGGGCCGAAGCCAATCTGATTTCCGAGCCTGAGCCGCCGGCCGAGGCCCAGGCGCTCGCGGAGTCCAGTGATATCGACTTCCTCGAGGCCCCGGAGTTGGCCGCGACAACCGAGCCGGAACCCGTCTTGCCGCAGGCTTTCGTGCCGGCTCCGTCGCCGCCTGCTGCTTCCGCGCCGCCCTTCGACATGGCTCAGCTTCTCTCCGACCAGACGAGTTCGGCGGTCACCAGTGCCTTCGGCCAGCTTGCCCATACGGTTTTGTCCAACAACGCCCGCACGTTGGAGGATCTGGTGAAGGATATGTTGAAGCCGATGCTGAAGGGCTGGCTCGACGACAACCTGCCGACCATGGTCGAGCGGCTGGTGCGTGCCGAGATCGAACGTGTGGCGCGCGGCGGCCGCAACTGAGCCCGCCGCGCCTGCCGGCGCGACCCCAGACATCCCGTGGTTATCTTTACCGCCTGGTCAGGCGCGCGGCGCGCGGCGCCGCGCTGGCACGGTCTGCAGCCGCTCGAAAGCGCCTTCCGAGCGCAGCTTCTTATAAATGAGGCTGCCGAGCATCAGGGCCAGCGTCGGCGTGCCGAGCCGCGCGACCAGCATCGCGATGCCGATGGTGGCGGGGCGGGAATAGCGGCCTGACGCCGCTCCAGCCGCGAACCAGGCGCCGAGCGCGTGGACAAAAAACTTCATCGCAATCGTTCCCTTGCTGCAATGGTCACAGGACCACTTTGCGATTATCGCCGAGATGGGGCTTCGAGCCCGTGATCGCGGCCGCCGCCATCTTCACTGTCGTGACGATCTTGCCGGGACTGTCCCAGAATTCGGCCATGGCGGGCCGGACGCGCAGGACGCGGATATTGGGATCGTCCTTGCTCTTCCAGAACGCCCTCGCAGCGGTTGACCAGAGTTCGCCGATCTTGCGACGGTCGTCGAGGATGTTGGCCGTGCCGGTCACGGAGACATAGCGATAGCTGCCATTATCGGCAAAGGTCAGGCAGACATTGTCGTTGATCTCGACCTCGTCGTCCTTGTGATTGCGCGCGTCGGTCAGGAAGTAGATCGCATCCTCGTCGCGAGCCGCATGGGCGCTCATCGGCCGGGAGCGCAACTCGTCGCTCGAACCGTCATGCGTCACCAGCATGCACAGCCCGATATCGTCGATCAGCGTCCAGGCGCGATCCTGGTCGGTGTGATGGGTCATGGCAGATTCTCCTGTCGTTCACTGTCTCAACGGGTGGACGCTGCAACAGTTCCTTCCGCCCCTTTTCGCGATGCCCTGCCGTCTCCTCCTCCCTGGGAACGCGAACCTGGGGAACGCGAAGCGCCCTCGCGCGTATCTTGAGCCAAGGCTCCGACCAGGCGTGGGCCTTCCACACGTGACCGCATCGAGGATATCGCCATGAAGAAGCCCGTCTCCAAGATCGACCTGACCTCGAACACCAAGACCGAGGTGATCAGCCTGCTGAATGAGCGTCTCGCTGATGGAATCGACCTCGCGCTCGTCACCAAGCAGGCGCATTGGAACCTGAAGGGGCCGGGCTTCATCGGCATCCACCTGATGCTCGATGGCTTTCGCAAGGATCTCGACGAGCATGTCGACACGGTCGCCGAGCGCATCGCCCAGCTCGGCGGCATTGCGCTAGGCACGACGCAGACGACCGCCTCGGCCACCACGCTGAAAGCTTACCCGACCGACATCATCGCGGTCGGCGACCATCTCGTCGCGCTGATCGAGCGCTATGCCGCGACCGCCAATCTGGTGCGCGTGGCGATCGACAAAACCGATGAGGCGGGCGACGCCGGTACCGCCGATCTGCTGACAGCCTATTCGCGCATGCTCGACAAGGCTTTATGGTTCCTGCAGTCCAATGCGGCATCGTGATCGATCGAAGACGTTGACGCGCAGGCCTTGCTCCACGCGTAAGGCCTTGCTTGACGCGTAGGCCTTGCTTGGGCTCTTAAGTTCTTCGACCTTTTTGGCCTTTGATTTTCACGGCCGGGGCGTGCTCCCCGGCCTTTTTGCGTTCGAGCGAAGCGATGATGGACAAGACATTCGAGCCGGCGACCGTCGAGGCGCGCGTCAGCGCGGCATGGGAGAAGGCCGACGCCTTCAAGGCCGGGCGCGGGGCTGCGCCCGGCGCCGAGCCCTATTGCATCGTGATCCCGCCGCCCAACGTCACCGGCTCCTTGCATATGGGCCATGCACTCAACAACACGCTGCAGGATGCGCTCTGCCGTTTCGAGCGTATGCGCGGCAAGGATGTGCTCTGGCAGCCGGGCACCGACCATGCTGGCATCGCCACGCAGATGGTGGTCGAGCGCAAGCTGTCAGCCGAGCGCAACATCTCCCGCCGCGACATGAGCCGCGAGGACTTCCTGAACGAGGTCTGGGCCTGGAAAGCCGAGTCCGGCGGCACGATCGTCAACCAGCTGAAGCGCCTGGGCGCCTCCTGCGACTGGTCGCGCGAACGTTTCACCATGGATGAGGGCCTGAGCCAGGCCGTGCTCAAGGTTTTTGTGGCCCTGCACAAGCAGGGGCTGATCTATCGCGCCAAGCGCCTAGTGAACTGGGATCCGAAGTTCCAGACCGCGATCTCCGATCTCGAGGTCGTCCAGGTTGAGAAATCCGGTTCGTTCAAATGGGAGCGGGGCGGCGAGGAGGCCTTCGATTCCACCAAGCTGGAGAAGGTGCTGAACCGCGATCCGGGCGGCCATCTCTACTATTTCAACTACCCGCTCGAAGGCGTGACTTACGCTGCCGACGACGCCTCGACCTTCATCACGGTGGCGACGACGCGGCCCGAGACCATGCTGGGCGACACCGGCGTCGCGGTTCATCCCGAGAACGAAAAGCTCGGCCATCTGATCGGCAAGAATGTGGTGCTGCCGCTGGTCGGGCGCATCATCCCGATCTTTGGCGACGACTATGCCGATCCGGAGAAGGGCACGGGCGCGGTCAAGATCACCCCGGCGCATGACTTCAACGATTTCGAGGTCGGCAAGCGCCACAAGCTCGACATCATCAACATCCTCGATGGCGAGGCCAGGATCCTGCTCGCCGACAATGCCGATTTCCTCGCCGGCTCAGTGCCGGAGGGCGAGACGCTGGCGCTGCATGGCCTCGACCGCTTTGCCGCGCGCAAGCGCGTCGTCGCGCTGATGGCCGAGCGCGGCTTTCTCGCCAAGGTCGAGCCGCATGGCCACACCGTGCCGCATGGCGACCGCTCGGATGTCGTGATCGAGCCCTGGCTGACCGATCAGTGGTATGTCGACGTCAAGCCGCTGGCGCAGCGCTCGCTGAAGGCGGTCCGCGACGGGCGCACCAAGTTCACGCCGGAAAGCTGGACCAAGGTCTATTACGACTGGCTGGAGAACATCGAGCCCTGGTGCGTCTCGCGCCAGCTCTGGTGGGGCCATCAGATTCCGGTCTGGTACGGGCCCGACGGCGAGGTTTTCGTGGCGGAATCGGAGGTCGAGGCGCAAGCGCTGGCGCTCAGTCATTACGGTGGCACCGTCGAGCTCACCCGCGACGAGGACGTGCTCGACACCTGGTTCTCCTCGGCGCTGTGGCCGTTCTCGACCCTGGGTTGGCCGGAGGATACAGCCGAACTCAAGCGCTATTACCCGACCGCGACGCTCGTCACCGCCTTCGACATCATCTTCTTCTGGGTCGCCCGGATGATGATGATGGGCCTCAACTTCATGGATGAGGTGCCGTTCAAGGACGTCTACATCCACGCCATCGTTCGCGACGAGAAGGGCGCGAAGATGTCGAAGTCGAAGGGCAACGTCATCGACCCGCTGACGATCGTCGATCAGTACGGCGCCGATGCCTTGCGCTTCACGCTCGCCGCCATGGCGGCGCAGGGGCGCGACATCAAGCTCTCGACCGCGCGCGTCGAGGGTTACCGCAACTTCGCGACAAAAATCTGGAACGCGGCGCGCTTCGCCGAATTGAACGGCTGCGCCCGCACCGAGGGCTTCGACCCGGCCAAGGTGAAGCAGCCGCTCAATCGCTGGATCCTGAGCGAGGCGGCGCGCGCGGCCGACGAGATCGCGGCCGGCATTCCGAGCTTCAAGTTCAACGAAGCGGCGGCTGCGGCTTATCGCTTCACCTGGGGCCAGTTCTGCGACTGGTATCTCGAACTGGCCAAGCCCGTGCTGCAGGGCGAGGGCGTCGATCCCGCCGAGAAGGCCGAGACGCAGGCGACGGTCGCTCATGTCATCGACCTGATCTGCCAGCTCCTGCACCCCTTCATGCCCTTCCTCACCGAGGAGCTCTGGGCGCAGAAGGCGGGCGAGGGCGCTCCGCGCAAACTCGCTTCGGGCGATGACGCGCTGGTCTGCCTGACGCATTGGCCCGATCTCGCGGCGCTGCGCAATGCTGCGGCCGAGGCCGAGATCGGCTTCGTCGTCGACCTGATCTCGGACATCCGCTCGGTGCGCTCGGAGGTCAATGTGCCGGCGGGCACGCAGGCGCCGCTCGTCCTGGTCAAGGCCTCGGCAGCGACGCGGGCGACGATCGAGAGCTGGCGGCCGATGATCGAGCGGCTCGCACGCGTCTCCGAGATCGCCTTTGCGGAGACCGCGCCGGCGCAATCGGCGCAGATCATCGTGCGCGGCGAGGTCGCGGCGCTGCCGCTCGCCGGCATCATCGATCTCGATGTCGAGCGGGCGCGCCTGACCAAGGAGATGGCCAAGCTCGACCAGGACGTCGCGGTGGTCGACAAGAAGCTCGGCAATCCCGACTTCATGGCCCGCGCGCCCGAGGAGGTCGTCGAGGAGAATTTGGAGCGCAAGGCCGTGGCGCAAGCGCGCAAGCTCAAGATCGCCGAGGCGCTGACGCGGCTGTCATAGGCTTGCCGCGACGGGGCGGCAGAGCAGGATGCGGAAAAGTGGGAACCGGTTTTTTCGCATCGATCCTGCTCTCACTTTTAGATGAGAGACGGATTCAGATGTCAGATGGGGTCACTTTGTGATCCCATCTGACATCATCCGGCTCTAGTCTCCGGCGCGATCCCCCGGAGGCAGCCATGTTTCGTCTTGATTCCTTCGGTCGACTCGACCCGGACTACTTCGTCACGGCCGCCGGCACGCCCTCGCGCCGGCTGCTGCTGAAGGGGCTTGCGGCATCCGGCCTGTTGCTGGCGAGCGGGCCGGCGCTTGCGCAGCGGCTCTGGACCAACCCTGTCTTCAAGGCCGATCCGTTTTCGCTCGGCATCGCCTCGGGCGATCCCGCCGCGGACGGCTTCGTGATCTGGACCAGGCTCGCCCCCGAGCCGCTCGCCGAGCATGGCGGCATGCCGATGCGCGCCGTCGAGGTGGCCTGGGAGGTTGCCGCCGACGAGGCCTTCGCACAGGTCATTCAGCACGGCACAGGCCTGGCGCGGCCGGAACTCGGCCATGCCGTCCATGTCGAGGTCGCCGGGCTCGCGCCGGACAGACCTTATTTCTACCGCTTCAGCTGTGGCGGGGTGCGAAGCGCGGTCGGACGCGGCCGGACCTTTCCTGCTGCGGGCTCGGCCGTGGCACGCATGGATTTCGGCGTGCTCGGCTGCCAGCGCTATGAGGACGGCTTCTTCACCGCCTTCCGCCATGCCGCGGCGGAGCGCTTCGATTTCATCTTCCACTACGGCGACTATATCTACGAATATAGGACCATCCGCCCGGGCGACCGCCAGCTGCCCGTAGCGCGCATGATGCCCGGCGAGCCCGATGAGATCTACGCGCTCGGCGACTACCGCCGCCGCTATGGGCTCTACAAGCTCGACGCCGACCTCCAGGCGGCGCATGCCTCGGCGCCTTGGCTGGTCTCCTTCGACGACCATGAGGTCGACAATAACTGGGCTGGCTTTGTCTCCGAGGAGCAGGGTGTGCCGCCCGAGATCTTCGCCTTGCGCCGCGCCGCCGCCTTCCAGGCCTGGTATGAGCACATGCCGCTGCGCCGCTCGGCCATTCCCGCCGGGCCCAACATCCAGGCTTATCGCCGCTTCCGCTATGGCGACCTCGCCCAGATCGAGGTGCTCGACACCCGCCAGTTCCGCTCCGACCAGCCCTGTGGCGATGGCTGGCAGAGCCATTGCGCGGATGCACGGAGGCCCGAGAACACGATGCTGGGCCCTGCGCAGGAAGCCTGGCTGGGGGAGGGGCTGCGGACCTCCCGAGCCCGCTGGAACGTACTCGCCCAGCAGGTCATGGTGATGCGCCTTGACCGCGAGCCAAATCCTGGCGCCATGAGCGTCCACATGGACAAGTGGGATGGCGCAGTAGCGGCCCGCCAGCGGCTGTTCGACAGCCTGAGCGAGGCCCGCATCGCCAATGCCGTGGTGCTGACCGGCGACATCCACCAGAACTGGGCCGGTGAGCTGAAGGCGAATTTCGACGATCCGGCCACGCGGACGGTCGGAGTCGAATTTGTCGCGACCTCGATCAGCTCCGGCGGCGACGGCGCGGCCATGACAAAGGGCGGCGAGATCGGGCTCAGGAAGAACCCGCATCTGCGCTATTTCAACAACCAGCGCGGCTATATGCGCCATTCCGTCACGAATGAGCGCTGGCAGGCCGATTACCGCGTGCTCGACAGGGTGACGACTGCTGGCGCGCCGGTCACGACGGCGGCGAGTTTCGTTGTCGAAGCGGGAAAGCCCGGGCTGAAGCCGGCGTGAGAGTGACAGCCGCCGCCGCGCGGTCACGAAGCCGTCTTCAAATTGACGTTACCGTAAGACAACTCTGGCAATCTTCCGCGGACAGGCTTAGATGCGCGCCGGGCGCAAGCCCGCCATGCGCTCGATGCCGTCGTTAACCCAGGACCGGTTGCTCTTACGCCATGCTCAAACGAGCCTATGACTGGTGCGTTTCCTATGCGTCCCACCCCGCCGCCCCCTGGCTCCTGTTCGCGCTGACCTTCGTCGAAAGCTCCGTCAGCCCGCTGCCGCCACTCCCGCTCCTGCTGCCGATGTGCATCGCCAGGCCCGACCGCGCCTGGTTCTATGCCGGAGTCTGTTCGCTCGGCGCGGTGCTGGGCGGCTATCTCGGCTATGCCATCGGCGCGCTGCTCTACGATTCGGTCGGCTCCTGGCTGATCGGCATCTACGGCCTGCAGGACAAGGCCGCCCAGTTGATCTCGACCTCGCAGGACTACTGGTTCTGGGTGCTGGTCACCAAGGGGCTGACGCCGATCCCGTTCAAGATCGTCACGATCATGTCGGGCTTCCTGCATTTCGACATCTGGAAGTTCACCATCGGCATGGTGGTCTCGCGCGTCACCTTCTTCATGATGATCGCGCTGGCGCTGCGCTTCTATGGCGACGACATCCGCATCTTCATCGAGAAGCACCTGCCAATGGTGGCGATCGGACTGCTCATCATCGTG harbors:
- a CDS encoding protein-L-isoaspartate O-methyltransferase, whose amino-acid sequence is MDSFAALRRMMVDCQLRTYDITDRAVLAAADTVPREAFLPDTLSHLAYLDQSVPLPGTGRALMTPMVVIRMIQTLALQPGEAALEYGGGTGYGAAVMASMGALATLWEPDADAAALAGPALKRADAGAVALAVKRPADHSFDVILVGGACETGPDELFPLLRDGGRLIAVEGFGRAARVRLYQKTGKIVSGRPVFDAAAPVLAEFRKAPAFVF
- a CDS encoding TolC family outer membrane protein, which translates into the protein MRRPVTRQKFDNKTVEFGAAALIAVALLFGGTAAASAQTMDAALSRAYSGNPTLNSQRASLRVTNENVPQALSGYRPKITASADIGASISETDTPAKDTTRGVHSSALSRLGSRGAGVQIDQNIFDSGKTRSSVSQAESLVLGARATLRNTEQNVLLDAATSYMNVLRDTAILNLNRNNVEVLEEQLRQTRDRFQVGEVTRTDVAQAEARLSASQSQAILAESNLKTSIARFRQNVGVEPKQLAPGRPIENLLPKSLPAALNVALTGHPSIIASLHGVDAAELQVKVTEADLLPTFGVRGIVQQRYDSTYFGDNRTSASVVGTLTVPIYEGGQVYSRTRQAKETAGQRRIDVDTQRDTVRAAVVSAWGGLEAAKAQIIAAQAQVQAAETALSGVREEAKVGQRTTLDVLNAQQELVSARSTLVTAQRDRVVASYSVLSAVGRLSAETLKLRTETYDARKHYDQVKGLLWGTQTPDGR
- a CDS encoding PopZ family protein; this translates as MAQLLSDQTSSAVTSAFGQLAHTVLSNNARTLEDLVKDMLKPMLKGWLDDNLPTMVERLVRAEIERVARGGRN
- a CDS encoding pyridoxamine 5'-phosphate oxidase family protein codes for the protein MTHHTDQDRAWTLIDDIGLCMLVTHDGSSDELRSRPMSAHAARDEDAIYFLTDARNHKDDEVEINDNVCLTFADNGSYRYVSVTGTANILDDRRKIGELWSTAARAFWKSKDDPNIRVLRVRPAMAEFWDSPGKIVTTVKMAAAAITGSKPHLGDNRKVVL
- the dps gene encoding DNA starvation/stationary phase protection protein Dps, which translates into the protein MKKPVSKIDLTSNTKTEVISLLNERLADGIDLALVTKQAHWNLKGPGFIGIHLMLDGFRKDLDEHVDTVAERIAQLGGIALGTTQTTASATTLKAYPTDIIAVGDHLVALIERYAATANLVRVAIDKTDEAGDAGTADLLTAYSRMLDKALWFLQSNAAS
- a CDS encoding valine--tRNA ligase; this encodes MMDKTFEPATVEARVSAAWEKADAFKAGRGAAPGAEPYCIVIPPPNVTGSLHMGHALNNTLQDALCRFERMRGKDVLWQPGTDHAGIATQMVVERKLSAERNISRRDMSREDFLNEVWAWKAESGGTIVNQLKRLGASCDWSRERFTMDEGLSQAVLKVFVALHKQGLIYRAKRLVNWDPKFQTAISDLEVVQVEKSGSFKWERGGEEAFDSTKLEKVLNRDPGGHLYYFNYPLEGVTYAADDASTFITVATTRPETMLGDTGVAVHPENEKLGHLIGKNVVLPLVGRIIPIFGDDYADPEKGTGAVKITPAHDFNDFEVGKRHKLDIINILDGEARILLADNADFLAGSVPEGETLALHGLDRFAARKRVVALMAERGFLAKVEPHGHTVPHGDRSDVVIEPWLTDQWYVDVKPLAQRSLKAVRDGRTKFTPESWTKVYYDWLENIEPWCVSRQLWWGHQIPVWYGPDGEVFVAESEVEAQALALSHYGGTVELTRDEDVLDTWFSSALWPFSTLGWPEDTAELKRYYPTATLVTAFDIIFFWVARMMMMGLNFMDEVPFKDVYIHAIVRDEKGAKMSKSKGNVIDPLTIVDQYGADALRFTLAAMAAQGRDIKLSTARVEGYRNFATKIWNAARFAELNGCARTEGFDPAKVKQPLNRWILSEAARAADEIAAGIPSFKFNEAAAAAYRFTWGQFCDWYLELAKPVLQGEGVDPAEKAETQATVAHVIDLICQLLHPFMPFLTEELWAQKAGEGAPRKLASGDDALVCLTHWPDLAALRNAAAEAEIGFVVDLISDIRSVRSEVNVPAGTQAPLVLVKASAATRATIESWRPMIERLARVSEIAFAETAPAQSAQIIVRGEVAALPLAGIIDLDVERARLTKEMAKLDQDVAVVDKKLGNPDFMARAPEEVVEENLERKAVAQARKLKIAEALTRLS
- a CDS encoding alkaline phosphatase D family protein, coding for MFRLDSFGRLDPDYFVTAAGTPSRRLLLKGLAASGLLLASGPALAQRLWTNPVFKADPFSLGIASGDPAADGFVIWTRLAPEPLAEHGGMPMRAVEVAWEVAADEAFAQVIQHGTGLARPELGHAVHVEVAGLAPDRPYFYRFSCGGVRSAVGRGRTFPAAGSAVARMDFGVLGCQRYEDGFFTAFRHAAAERFDFIFHYGDYIYEYRTIRPGDRQLPVARMMPGEPDEIYALGDYRRRYGLYKLDADLQAAHASAPWLVSFDDHEVDNNWAGFVSEEQGVPPEIFALRRAAAFQAWYEHMPLRRSAIPAGPNIQAYRRFRYGDLAQIEVLDTRQFRSDQPCGDGWQSHCADARRPENTMLGPAQEAWLGEGLRTSRARWNVLAQQVMVMRLDREPNPGAMSVHMDKWDGAVAARQRLFDSLSEARIANAVVLTGDIHQNWAGELKANFDDPATRTVGVEFVATSISSGGDGAAMTKGGEIGLRKNPHLRYFNNQRGYMRHSVTNERWQADYRVLDRVTTAGAPVTTAASFVVEAGKPGLKPA
- a CDS encoding DedA family protein, producing the protein MLKRAYDWCVSYASHPAAPWLLFALTFVESSVSPLPPLPLLLPMCIARPDRAWFYAGVCSLGAVLGGYLGYAIGALLYDSVGSWLIGIYGLQDKAAQLISTSQDYWFWVLVTKGLTPIPFKIVTIMSGFLHFDIWKFTIGMVVSRVTFFMMIALALRFYGDDIRIFIEKHLPMVAIGLLIIVVGGFFVLPLVL